The following proteins come from a genomic window of Gottfriedia acidiceleris:
- the hutP gene encoding hut operon transcriptional regulator HutP, whose translation MAEQSQRIGRTAMMLALTDHEEELMKNENLVWCVGKVGTMDAQKVVAAIETAAKQNGVINGALYREVHSLYHATLEAIQGVTRGHVQLGDVLRTVGLRFAVVRGKPYKNVNEGDWIAVALYGTIGAPIKGSEHESAGLGINHI comes from the coding sequence ATGGCAGAGCAAAGTCAACGAATTGGTCGAACAGCTATGATGCTTGCTTTGACCGATCATGAAGAAGAATTAATGAAAAATGAAAACCTTGTATGGTGTGTAGGTAAGGTCGGTACAATGGATGCTCAGAAGGTCGTTGCTGCGATTGAAACCGCTGCCAAACAAAATGGTGTAATCAATGGAGCTCTATATAGAGAAGTTCATTCATTATATCATGCAACACTTGAAGCAATTCAAGGTGTAACAAGAGGTCATGTCCAATTAGGTGATGTTCTTAGAACAGTAGGACTTAGATTTGCTGTTGTTAGAGGAAAGCCTTATAAAAACGTGAACGAGGGTGACTGGATAGCAGTTGCACTATACGGAACGATTGGTGCTCCAATTAAAGGATCGGAGCATGAATCAGCAGGACTCGGCATTAATCACATATAA
- the hepT gene encoding type VII toxin-antitoxin system HepT family RNase toxin, producing MNNQVILNKISTIERCIKRINEVYDNNPSNLNDFTKQDSIILNIQRACEACIDLAMHLVSEKKLGIPQSSRDSFDLLVANSLLDQELSMKLKAMVGFRNIAVHDYQSVNLEIVEKIIENHLIDLKKYTHHVIKLQTTY from the coding sequence ATGAATAATCAAGTGATTTTGAATAAAATTTCAACAATAGAACGTTGTATTAAAAGAATAAATGAGGTTTATGATAATAATCCTTCTAATTTGAATGATTTTACCAAACAGGATTCCATTATTCTAAATATACAAAGAGCATGTGAAGCTTGTATTGATTTAGCTATGCATTTAGTTTCAGAAAAAAAATTAGGAATTCCACAATCAAGTCGAGATTCATTTGATTTATTAGTAGCAAATTCACTGCTTGATCAAGAACTTTCAATGAAATTAAAGGCAATGGTAGGATTTCGAAATATAGCTGTACATGATTATCAAAGTGTAAACCTTGAAATAGTAGAAAAAATTATTGAGAATCATCTTATTGATCTTAAAAAATATACCCATCATGTCATTAAATTGCAGACAACGTACTAA
- the mntA gene encoding type VII toxin-antitoxin system MntA family adenylyltransferase antitoxin: MVPHENLQKITEMLIGKINPYTIFLFGSAAQNRMRPDSDLDIAYLSDTELSNYERFLFSQEIANLLNMNVDLIDLNHASTVFQAEIIHSGKVIYCSDDFRRVIFEMKTLKMFAKLNEERKEILDKIKERGSIYE; the protein is encoded by the coding sequence ATGGTTCCTCATGAAAATCTGCAAAAAATTACTGAAATGTTAATTGGAAAAATTAATCCATATACTATATTCTTGTTTGGTTCTGCAGCACAAAATCGAATGCGACCTGATAGTGATTTGGATATTGCATATCTTAGTGATACGGAATTAAGCAATTATGAAAGATTTTTATTCTCTCAAGAAATTGCAAACTTATTAAATATGAATGTCGATTTAATTGATTTGAATCATGCTTCAACTGTATTCCAAGCTGAAATTATACATAGTGGTAAAGTGATTTATTGTTCAGATGATTTTCGAAGAGTAATTTTTGAAATGAAAACTCTGAAAATGTTTGCCAAGTTAAATGAAGAACGTAAAGAAATTTTAGATAAAATTAAAGAAAGAGGTTCTATTTATGAATAA
- a CDS encoding SIMPL domain-containing protein, which translates to MRKIYPVNNYNLTGMRYDYSTPPYQSAFRSGNMNSNYTIKATGKGEVSVKPDQSFVLLGSVVENMKVQTAQTENAIISNKMIEALKGEGIKQEEIETNSYTIDRIVDYQDSQQIFKGYRVSHIFKVIVKDLANVGKVIDVAVENGANEVRNLTFEIANPEPYYGEALQKATLNAKMNAENIAKSLGLSINNIPIWMSDEGIQVVRPMSSLTMTAAAFSGPTTPIQEGQIKITASVQAMFNYVSY; encoded by the coding sequence GTGAGGAAGATTTATCCAGTAAATAATTATAACTTAACAGGTATGCGATATGATTATTCAACCCCTCCATATCAAAGTGCTTTCCGATCAGGCAATATGAATAGTAATTATACGATTAAAGCAACAGGAAAAGGTGAAGTATCAGTAAAGCCCGACCAATCGTTTGTCCTATTAGGATCAGTAGTAGAAAATATGAAAGTACAAACGGCTCAAACAGAGAATGCTATCATTTCAAATAAAATGATAGAAGCATTAAAAGGTGAAGGAATTAAACAAGAAGAAATTGAAACGAATTCATATACAATCGATCGAATTGTTGATTACCAAGATTCACAACAAATTTTTAAGGGATATCGAGTGAGTCATATTTTCAAAGTAATCGTGAAAGATCTTGCAAATGTTGGGAAAGTGATTGATGTTGCAGTTGAAAATGGAGCAAATGAAGTAAGGAATCTTACATTCGAAATAGCAAATCCCGAACCGTATTACGGAGAAGCACTACAAAAGGCTACTTTAAATGCAAAAATGAATGCAGAAAACATCGCGAAATCCCTGGGGTTATCGATTAATAACATACCAATTTGGATGTCTGATGAAGGGATTCAAGTTGTACGCCCGATGTCATCATTAACAATGACTGCAGCAGCATTCAGCGGACCAACTACACCAATTCAAGAGGGACAAATTAAAATAACTGCTTCAGTACAGGCAATGTTTAATTATGTAAGTTATTAA
- a CDS encoding DUF4822 domain-containing protein, whose translation MIKKTKTISSILLGVSLVVTSYNSAANAQVEHGKQKQERVYKAPKKVKNKLTKGQVMANILSSTNWQGTRVYDKNHHDLTKENANFIGLAKYDAKSGRYEFFDAKTGQSRGDKGTFFITNDGKKRVLISESMNYQAVVDMTKLNKNVFTYKRMGKDANGNDVEVYVEHVPYKEKQLSFTDPDKKLDSKTGEIVKKVDGDRILGRTLWNGTKVLDEQGKDVTKYNTNFISLAKFDGYSNKYEFFNLETGKSRGDYGYFDIAHENKIRAHVSIGTNKYGAVLELTELNNNKFTYKRTGKDKDGKDITVFVEHEPYKGDFKPMFSF comes from the coding sequence ATGATTAAAAAAACAAAAACAATTTCATCAATATTACTCGGAGTATCTTTAGTAGTAACAAGTTATAATTCTGCTGCTAACGCACAAGTAGAGCATGGTAAACAAAAACAAGAAAGAGTATACAAAGCACCTAAAAAAGTTAAGAACAAGTTAACAAAGGGCCAGGTAATGGCTAATATTTTAAGTAGTACAAACTGGCAAGGTACAAGAGTGTATGATAAAAATCATCATGATTTAACAAAAGAGAACGCAAATTTTATTGGTCTTGCTAAATATGATGCAAAATCAGGTAGATACGAATTTTTTGATGCAAAAACTGGTCAAAGTCGTGGTGATAAAGGAACATTCTTTATTACAAATGATGGTAAAAAACGAGTTTTAATTTCTGAATCAATGAATTACCAAGCTGTAGTCGATATGACAAAACTAAATAAAAACGTATTTACTTATAAAAGAATGGGGAAAGATGCAAACGGTAACGATGTAGAAGTATATGTTGAACATGTTCCTTATAAAGAAAAACAGCTTTCTTTTACAGATCCTGATAAAAAATTAGATTCTAAAACAGGCGAGATTGTAAAAAAAGTTGATGGTGATAGAATTTTAGGTAGAACACTTTGGAATGGTACAAAAGTACTAGATGAACAAGGGAAGGACGTAACGAAATATAATACGAATTTTATTAGTCTTGCAAAATTTGATGGATACTCTAATAAATATGAGTTTTTCAATTTAGAAACAGGTAAAAGCCGAGGTGACTATGGATATTTCGATATTGCCCACGAAAATAAAATCAGAGCACATGTTTCAATCGGAACAAATAAGTATGGTGCTGTTCTTGAATTGACTGAGCTTAATAATAATAAATTTACTTACAAAAGAACAGGAAAAGACAAAGATGGTAAGGATATAACTGTATTTGTTGAGCATGAACCTTATAAAGGTGATTTTAAACCAATGTTTAGTTTCTAA
- a CDS encoding RNA 2'-phosphotransferase, whose translation MNQKDEEKLSKFMSKILRHDPLKFGVNLKEDGSCSISELVDAINSQTNWSGVTVENITQVVKNCPKQRYAINSDRIKANYGHSKTKIQYQPKKPPEILYHGTNKKVEELIHKEGLKPMGRNYVHLSEGVEFATLAGKRRGELVILKVDAKNAYENGVKFFYADNEVWLTDYISPKYKLKIESF comes from the coding sequence ATGAATCAAAAAGACGAAGAAAAACTAAGTAAATTTATGAGTAAAATTTTAAGACATGACCCATTAAAATTTGGAGTGAATTTAAAAGAAGATGGGTCATGTTCCATATCAGAATTAGTTGATGCAATAAATAGTCAAACAAATTGGAGCGGTGTCACTGTTGAAAATATTACTCAGGTTGTAAAGAATTGTCCAAAACAACGGTATGCAATAAATAGTGATAGAATTAAAGCGAATTATGGGCACTCGAAAACTAAAATACAATATCAGCCAAAAAAACCTCCTGAGATTCTTTATCATGGTACAAATAAAAAAGTTGAAGAACTAATTCACAAAGAAGGGTTAAAACCAATGGGACGTAATTATGTTCATTTATCTGAAGGGGTTGAATTCGCGACATTGGCTGGAAAACGTAGGGGAGAATTAGTAATTTTGAAAGTAGATGCTAAAAATGCCTACGAGAATGGTGTTAAATTTTTTTATGCTGACAATGAAGTGTGGTTGACTGATTATATTTCACCTAAATATAAATTAAAAATTGAAAGTTTTTAG
- a CDS encoding response regulator transcription factor translates to MKEILLIEDDISIAELQRDYLEINDFRVDIQHNGDEGLQHALKGNYDLIILDIMLPGKNGFEICKEIRAVKNIPILFVSAKKEDIDKIRGLGLGADDYITKPFSPSELVARVKAHLSRYERLAGNNTVSKTIFVHGISIDRSARKVFINEKEVPFTTKEFDLMVFFVMNPNQVLSKEQLYEKVWGLESAADVSTVTVHISRLREKIERDPTNPKFLETVWGAGYRFNI, encoded by the coding sequence TTGAAAGAAATATTACTGATTGAAGATGATATAAGCATTGCAGAATTACAAAGAGATTATTTAGAAATAAATGATTTTCGTGTAGATATTCAACATAATGGCGATGAAGGCCTTCAACATGCACTAAAAGGAAATTATGATTTAATCATATTGGATATCATGCTGCCAGGAAAAAATGGTTTTGAAATTTGTAAAGAAATACGAGCGGTAAAAAACATTCCTATTTTATTTGTATCTGCTAAAAAAGAAGATATCGATAAAATTAGAGGCCTCGGTTTAGGTGCGGACGATTACATTACAAAGCCATTTAGTCCTAGTGAACTAGTTGCAAGAGTAAAGGCACATTTATCTCGATATGAAAGGCTAGCTGGTAACAATACCGTTTCAAAAACAATTTTCGTTCATGGAATATCAATCGATCGTTCAGCTCGTAAAGTTTTTATTAACGAAAAAGAAGTACCCTTTACGACAAAAGAATTTGATTTAATGGTGTTTTTTGTAATGAATCCGAACCAAGTTTTAAGTAAAGAACAGCTCTATGAAAAGGTTTGGGGCCTCGAGTCAGCGGCAGACGTTTCAACTGTAACTGTCCATATTAGTAGATTACGTGAAAAAATAGAAAGAGACCCTACAAACCCTAAGTTCTTGGAAACAGTTTGGGGAGCAGGGTATCGATTTAATATTTAA
- a CDS encoding sensor histidine kinase, which translates to MSIKMRFLLSYIGVILFSISLLLAAGFLIIFAITGDVKSVENLYKKTYVQKPLTTVEESLFLDLKLLAKHNPKQLLNKKELKSIEHKNIGIVVRKGKQIGYASPSLDKKVLEQALPGFEETNINTRDTIKINDIFFTYVKFDFYFPDQSQGSIFVLKKASSYTEVIRNLFPILLGLLLFLFIMIIGMLNYLVSRSIIRPISKLKNGAEKIKVGDLNFVIDTSSNDEIGVLNKAFEEMRIKLKESINLQIQYEENRKELLSNISHDLKTPITSIIGYVEGIKDGVANTPEKMEKYLSTVYSKAKDMDSLIDELFLFSKLDLKKEPFHFENVEMNKYIGSYIEEIYLDLLQQGIKIEFNQSNKSINVTTDREKLKRVLSNLVSNCVKYMNKEEKKISFSLNEQLNEVIVEVTDNGQGIDPAALPFIFERFYRAEQSRNSQTGGSGLGLAIAKQIVEEHGGKIWANSEIGKGTSIFFSLKKGERN; encoded by the coding sequence ATGTCAATTAAAATGAGGTTTCTGTTGTCTTATATTGGGGTGATTCTTTTTTCGATCTCGTTATTATTGGCAGCAGGTTTTTTAATAATTTTTGCAATAACAGGAGATGTAAAGTCTGTAGAAAATCTTTACAAAAAGACTTATGTACAAAAGCCTTTGACTACAGTAGAAGAAAGTCTGTTTCTTGATTTGAAGCTACTTGCTAAACATAATCCTAAGCAGTTACTTAATAAGAAGGAACTCAAAAGTATTGAACATAAGAATATCGGAATTGTAGTCCGAAAGGGAAAACAGATCGGGTACGCTTCCCCGTCGTTAGACAAAAAAGTGTTGGAACAAGCGCTTCCAGGGTTTGAGGAAACGAATATTAATACTCGCGATACGATTAAAATTAATGATATATTTTTTACGTATGTGAAATTTGATTTTTATTTTCCAGATCAAAGTCAAGGGAGTATTTTTGTCTTAAAGAAGGCAAGCTCATATACCGAGGTTATTCGTAATCTTTTTCCAATTTTACTAGGTTTATTGCTATTTTTATTTATTATGATAATCGGAATGTTAAACTATTTAGTTTCCCGAAGCATTATTAGGCCAATCTCAAAACTTAAAAATGGTGCAGAAAAAATTAAAGTTGGAGATTTGAATTTTGTAATTGATACGAGTTCAAATGATGAAATCGGTGTATTAAATAAAGCGTTTGAGGAAATGAGAATCAAATTAAAAGAATCGATCAATCTCCAGATTCAATATGAAGAAAATCGTAAAGAGCTATTGTCCAATATTTCACATGATTTGAAAACACCAATTACTTCAATAATTGGATATGTGGAAGGGATAAAGGATGGTGTAGCAAATACTCCGGAGAAAATGGAAAAATATTTATCAACAGTTTACTCTAAAGCAAAGGATATGGATTCATTAATCGATGAATTGTTCTTGTTTTCTAAACTGGATTTAAAAAAAGAACCCTTTCACTTTGAAAATGTCGAAATGAATAAATATATAGGAAGCTATATTGAGGAAATTTATTTAGATTTACTGCAGCAAGGGATCAAGATAGAATTTAATCAGTCAAATAAATCAATCAATGTTACAACGGATCGAGAGAAATTAAAAAGAGTGTTGTCGAACTTAGTAAGCAATTGTGTGAAATATATGAACAAAGAAGAGAAGAAAATTTCATTTTCATTAAATGAACAGTTAAATGAAGTAATTGTTGAAGTAACAGATAATGGTCAAGGGATTGATCCTGCTGCGTTACCATTTATTTTTGAACGTTTTTACCGTGCAGAACAATCAAGAAATTCACAAACTGGCGGTAGTGGTTTAGGGCTGGCAATCGCAAAACAAATTGTTGAAGAGCACGGAGGGAAAATCTGGGCAAATAGTGAGATTGGTAAGGGGACAAGTATATTCTTTTCCTTAAAGAAAGGTGAGAGAAATTGA
- a CDS encoding nuclease-related domain-containing protein → MKNQKERLESKDLRIYQILNARSELADEDSAYLSYLEKGFKGEKKFDEWTSTLSDNWLFLNDLLFECNKSEFQIDSIGINGETIYLFEVKNFEGDYYIEGDRWYKTTKT, encoded by the coding sequence ATGAAAAATCAAAAAGAACGACTCGAATCAAAGGATTTAAGGATTTATCAAATATTAAATGCAAGGAGCGAACTAGCTGATGAGGATTCAGCATACTTATCCTATCTAGAAAAAGGGTTCAAAGGTGAAAAAAAATTTGATGAATGGACTTCAACACTTTCAGATAACTGGCTTTTCCTTAACGATTTATTGTTCGAATGTAACAAATCCGAATTCCAAATTGATTCGATTGGTATCAACGGAGAAACTATCTATTTATTTGAAGTGAAAAATTTTGAAGGAGATTATTATATAGAAGGAGATCGATGGTATAAAACCACAAAAACCTAA
- a CDS encoding S8 family serine peptidase, producing the protein MNKCKNKKIVKVMTAGVITSSLFSASLINGHKTFAVTNSTGSNTSIKDIDSYIKNISNADREMIHSMQENNNAGGLKISPDVDLNVDSPLNVIVQFKQAPSEIDFKINQTSGLKASIQESRDKVEESHKKFKEQLNGNAKLKSVEIKREYKSIFNGVAITLPANEVKELLTLDTVNAVYEDREITVEPFVEQSGEPNSNASIKLNNMEQIGAEKLHKEGIAGKGIKVGVIDTGIDYTHPDIKDVYKGGYDFVNNDSDPMESSYDDWKKSGQPEISPISGEPWYTAHGTHVSGIIAGTGKNKSDFAITGVAPEVELYGYKVLGPYGSGPSNTILAGIEKAVEDKMDVINLSLGAPVANPLDPLAVAINNATVAGTVCVLAAGNAGPNQYTIGSPASSALGITVGASSSPITVQTSNAVAASATETAKLDNMRMLGSDYTNLNTLKGSNLPIVYVGKGQVTDYNGKNVKDKIVLMERGDLTLNVKIKNAKANGAKAVIMFNNITGETYIPYYFGNNFDFIPTFSIPNDQGTKLVNMLSKGNVTVTMNDFGSYETDGDKLADFSSKGPARRYYDIKPEVTAPGVAVFSSIPAYYNGVAHKDDYEHAYARFDGTSMAAPHVTGSAALILQAHPDYTPEQVKLALMNTADALNGSYSVFEEGSGRIDADEAVHSSIQIGVKDEAPTLDENGEKMMIPETSGDLSYGAIVSTEEDYTDKKTIELTNNSNEDKVFDVKVQFNKIDSYDKDAVKNGITLDMPSEVRAKVQGMSKIKPILTVPKTAELGIYEGYITFTNKEDSSEVYQIPFGLNKMEQGVKEVLLTTKAFNTRRDLPFPISGSTGIAFSLNSRMETVDIILKNADTGEQLGMIDAFDGGFNEGMTFGLDGGFNGLYFPFTGNPDQPVHVTKALASPGRYEIEVVGTNEEGKVFKKSQQVAIDNTLPTMKMNVPGGVYEVDDAGLKITGNISDSSIDQINKNGDKIDQSKNTVKVTGAQNPIGNVPLVVDSNGNFEYTRKIQAEKNFSTMTLLGQDIATNGIQNHPSQTYTLVKKGQPYIKLTTDKFDAKYGDTVKVTLSEHNIKNLMGGEFTLAYPKDVFEYQSTEISSEFVNAAKALGLTANLTAQDQKTDTSNNWLKLTTSLDGPTPSTGINANMPVATITLKVKDKPSLYTKWVQQLGFQTAKANILGQPQMTINNKFGQGVNIIPSYSILEGGFLPDGFIPGNSIWLDTKKDYSKVGAEVYIIGGTDGKRYDATINSAARFSVPNLPLLDQSYEIVIKIPGHFERHVNVNEMVDSYGAMDAGKLKYFYYATMKAGDVNNDNVVDILDAIYITSKLNTNDRNADINFDGKVDFKDLDFVKRNYLMQNPDVSGKIKPVTKYKGKTIDDYIKPLG; encoded by the coding sequence ATGAATAAGTGTAAAAACAAAAAAATCGTCAAAGTAATGACTGCCGGGGTAATTACCTCTAGCTTATTTTCAGCTAGTTTAATTAATGGTCACAAAACATTTGCTGTGACAAACTCTACGGGTTCAAATACTAGTATTAAAGATATTGATAGTTATATAAAAAATATTTCTAACGCCGATCGGGAAATGATTCATAGCATGCAAGAAAATAATAATGCCGGGGGGCTAAAGATTTCGCCTGATGTAGATTTAAATGTAGACTCACCTTTAAATGTGATTGTTCAGTTTAAACAAGCACCATCAGAAATTGATTTTAAAATCAATCAAACTAGTGGTCTTAAAGCTTCCATTCAGGAGTCAAGAGATAAAGTAGAAGAATCTCATAAAAAATTCAAAGAACAATTAAATGGAAATGCAAAATTAAAATCGGTTGAGATTAAAAGAGAATACAAGAGTATATTTAACGGTGTTGCAATAACGCTACCTGCTAATGAAGTAAAAGAACTTTTAACATTAGATACGGTAAATGCTGTTTATGAAGATCGAGAAATTACGGTTGAACCATTTGTAGAACAAAGTGGTGAGCCGAATAGCAACGCATCGATAAAATTAAATAATATGGAACAAATCGGTGCTGAAAAACTACATAAAGAAGGTATCGCTGGTAAAGGTATTAAAGTAGGTGTCATTGATACAGGTATCGATTATACTCATCCTGATATAAAAGATGTGTATAAAGGAGGATATGATTTTGTAAATAACGACTCAGATCCTATGGAGTCTTCTTATGATGATTGGAAAAAATCTGGACAACCTGAAATAAGTCCAATTTCAGGTGAACCTTGGTATACGGCACATGGAACACATGTATCAGGTATTATTGCGGGAACGGGTAAAAATAAATCCGATTTTGCCATAACAGGTGTAGCTCCAGAAGTCGAACTTTATGGCTATAAAGTTCTTGGACCATATGGTTCTGGACCATCGAATACAATACTTGCAGGAATTGAAAAAGCAGTAGAAGATAAGATGGATGTCATTAACTTATCATTAGGAGCACCTGTTGCTAATCCGCTTGATCCATTGGCGGTTGCGATCAATAATGCTACTGTAGCTGGAACAGTTTGTGTTCTTGCTGCTGGTAATGCTGGACCTAACCAGTATACGATTGGAAGCCCAGCTTCATCAGCGCTTGGTATTACAGTTGGCGCAAGCAGTTCGCCAATTACAGTCCAAACTAGTAATGCAGTTGCAGCTTCAGCAACTGAAACTGCTAAATTAGATAATATGAGAATGCTAGGTTCAGATTATACTAATCTCAATACGTTAAAGGGATCTAACCTTCCAATTGTTTATGTAGGTAAAGGTCAAGTTACCGATTACAATGGTAAAAATGTTAAAGATAAGATTGTACTGATGGAGCGTGGCGATTTAACTTTAAATGTAAAAATTAAGAATGCAAAGGCAAATGGTGCTAAGGCCGTAATCATGTTCAATAATATCACTGGTGAAACTTATATACCTTATTATTTCGGAAACAACTTTGACTTTATCCCAACTTTTAGTATTCCAAATGATCAAGGTACAAAACTTGTCAATATGCTATCAAAAGGTAATGTTACCGTAACGATGAATGATTTTGGATCTTATGAGACTGATGGGGATAAATTGGCGGACTTTAGTTCAAAAGGACCAGCTAGAAGATATTATGATATTAAGCCAGAGGTCACTGCACCTGGTGTGGCTGTATTTTCTTCAATTCCTGCTTACTATAATGGAGTAGCACATAAAGATGACTACGAACATGCATATGCACGATTTGATGGTACTTCGATGGCTGCACCACATGTTACAGGCTCTGCTGCTTTAATTTTACAAGCTCATCCTGACTATACTCCTGAGCAAGTTAAGTTAGCATTAATGAATACAGCAGATGCCTTAAACGGATCATATAGTGTTTTTGAAGAAGGATCGGGAAGAATTGATGCAGATGAAGCTGTACACTCTTCAATTCAAATTGGTGTGAAGGACGAAGCGCCAACACTAGATGAAAATGGTGAAAAAATGATGATCCCTGAGACGTCTGGTGACCTAAGCTATGGGGCTATTGTTTCAACAGAAGAGGATTATACAGACAAAAAGACAATTGAACTTACAAATAATTCAAATGAAGATAAAGTGTTTGACGTAAAGGTTCAATTTAATAAAATTGACAGTTACGATAAGGATGCAGTAAAGAATGGTATTACTCTAGATATGCCATCAGAAGTTAGAGCAAAAGTTCAAGGTATGTCAAAAATTAAACCAATCCTTACTGTTCCAAAAACAGCTGAATTAGGCATTTATGAAGGATACATTACTTTTACGAATAAAGAAGACAGTAGTGAAGTATATCAAATTCCATTTGGCTTAAATAAAATGGAGCAAGGAGTTAAAGAGGTTTTATTAACAACAAAAGCTTTTAATACAAGAAGAGATTTACCGTTCCCAATCTCTGGATCTACTGGAATCGCGTTCTCTCTGAATAGTCGCATGGAAACAGTTGATATCATTTTAAAGAATGCGGATACTGGTGAGCAATTAGGGATGATCGACGCATTTGATGGTGGATTTAATGAAGGAATGACATTCGGTTTAGATGGTGGATTTAACGGACTTTACTTCCCGTTCACAGGAAATCCTGACCAACCAGTTCATGTTACAAAAGCTCTTGCTTCTCCAGGACGATATGAAATTGAAGTTGTTGGTACAAACGAAGAAGGAAAAGTATTTAAAAAGTCTCAGCAAGTTGCCATTGATAATACGCTACCAACGATGAAAATGAATGTTCCAGGTGGAGTTTATGAAGTAGATGATGCAGGACTAAAAATTACTGGTAATATTTCAGATTCAAGTATTGATCAAATTAACAAAAACGGTGATAAGATTGACCAATCTAAAAATACAGTTAAAGTAACTGGTGCACAAAACCCTATTGGTAATGTACCATTAGTCGTTGACAGCAATGGTAACTTTGAATATACAAGAAAAATCCAAGCAGAGAAAAATTTCTCAACAATGACTTTATTAGGCCAAGACATTGCAACAAACGGTATTCAAAATCACCCAAGTCAAACATACACATTAGTTAAAAAAGGACAACCTTACATCAAATTAACAACTGACAAATTTGACGCAAAATACGGTGATACTGTTAAAGTAACATTAAGTGAACATAACATTAAAAACTTAATGGGTGGTGAGTTTACACTTGCTTATCCTAAAGATGTATTTGAATACCAAAGTACTGAAATAAGTAGCGAATTTGTTAATGCAGCAAAGGCTTTAGGATTAACAGCTAACTTAACCGCTCAAGATCAAAAAACCGATACATCTAATAACTGGCTTAAATTAACGACAAGTTTAGATGGACCAACTCCTTCAACAGGAATTAATGCTAATATGCCAGTGGCTACGATTACTTTAAAAGTAAAAGATAAGCCAAGCTTATATACAAAATGGGTTCAACAATTAGGGTTCCAAACTGCTAAAGCGAACATTTTAGGTCAACCACAAATGACGATTAACAACAAATTTGGACAAGGTGTTAATATCATTCCATCTTACTCAATTCTTGAAGGTGGATTCCTACCTGATGGATTTATTCCAGGTAATTCAATTTGGTTAGATACAAAGAAGGATTACTCAAAAGTAGGAGCAGAAGTATACATTATTGGCGGTACAGATGGAAAACGTTATGATGCAACCATCAACAGTGCTGCTAGATTCTCAGTACCAAATTTACCATTACTAGATCAATCATACGAAATCGTTATCAAAATACCAGGACATTTTGAAAGACATGTAAATGTTAATGAAATGGTAGATTCATACGGTGCAATGGATGCTGGAAAATTAAAATATTTCTACTACGCAACGATGAAGGCTGGAGATGTTAACAATGATAACGTTGTAGATATACTTGATGCAATCTACATCACTAGCAAACTAAATACAAATGATCGAAATGCAGATATCAATTTCGACGGAAAAGTTGATTTCAAAGATCTTGATTTTGTTAAGAGAAACTATTTAATGCAAAACCCTGATGTATCTGGAAAAATCAAACCAGTTACAAAATATAAAGGGAAAACGATTGACGATTATATTAAACCATTAGGATAA